TTTTGCTTAAAAAGATAACAAGAGTCACATATTTTGTCAAACAAAATAGTTCAAAGTGTTCAAACCAGTCCTAAACCCCAAAGCATATATCTCATTGTATATGAAGACCTGGATTTCTTACCTCAATGAGTAGTTGTCAATCATCAAATACAATTCTtttagtggtcaccagaggtcaTGAACAGaggaggatggaagaatagatgtaacatgggcaTTTGGTGGCATTGGAATCATTCTActtgatattgcaatgacagatacaggccgttatacattttgtcaaaacctataagtttgtgtggtgcaaagtataaacctcAATGCAAACTGTAggcagttagtagcaatgctccaatattcgttcatcaattgtaacaaaagtaccacactaatgaaagatgttgttaaaatgggaaaatgttggAGGGGCAGGGTTGaggtatatatgggaatccctcatattttcaatttttaattagtTATTAAATCAGTTTTAAGTTTTTtggcaaattttttattttgaaattatttccaacttTTACAATGGTGCAAAGAACTCCCACAAATTTTGCTCAAATTCCCCAAATGTTATTATTTTACCAAGACtcctttatcattttcatttttattttggggagggGCCCAGAACTCTGGAATGGACACCATATCCTCTACCCCACCCCAGAGGAAAATAGTGCCATGTGAATCCCCTATAGgattttctgtaatataaaacttcttaaaaatgaagggggaaaaaagcacaatTCTTTACTCTTCTAGTGCAATGTATGATTTAAAGTATTTCTTCCTCAAGTTTAAGATCATACTGAATTTAAGGCAGGTTCCTGTTCATGAAATGTTTGGGGATCACAATTTCTGGCTCTGAGACTTTCACCTCTGTAATCATAGGCACCCCCTTTGCCCCAGAAATTTTATGATTTCCTTCCCAAAGAATCTTTTCAGAGCCTTCATCAtctctttattcctcagactGTAGATAAAGGGGTTCAGCATTGGTGTGACCACAGTGTACATCGCTGATGCTGTTGCACTTGAGTGTGCATTTGGTGATGCAGTAGAACTAAGATACACCCCTAGGAGTGTGCCATAGAATAAGGAGACCACTGCAAGGTGAGACGCACAGgtggaaaatgctttatacttcCCCTGAGCTGATGAAATTGCACGTATAGAGGAAAAAATCTTGAAGTAAGAGTAAATGATACCAGTGAAAGGACCAAAAACCAGCAGTCCAActgcaaaatacatcactatctcattgaggaaggtgtcagaacaggAAAGCTGAATAATCTGATAaaggtcacagaaaaagtgggggattTCCAAGTGGCTTTGAAAGGACAGATGCAACACCATTAAGCTTTGTAACAAAGAATTTATGGCACTCATGGTCCAGGACCCCAGAACCAGCAGGACACAGAGCTGGGGATTCATGATGGCCGTATAGTTCAAGGGatgacagatggccacaaagcggtcataggccatcacagccAGGAGGAAGTCATCCAACCCTCCAAAGAGCACAAAAAGGTACATCTGGGTGAGACAGCCTGCATATGTTATGACTCTGATCTGTGTCTGTAGGTTcaccagcatctttgggacagtggtaGAGGATACACAAATGTCTATAAAGGACAGATTCaacaggaaaaagtacatgggtgtgtgaagGTGAGAGTCAGTGATGGTGGCCAGGATGATGAGTAGGTTCCCAGTgcaggtgaccaggtacatggacaggaacagcccGAAGAGGAGGGACTGCAATTCTGGTTTCTCTGAAAATCCCCAAAGAAGAAACTCTGAAAATCCTGTATTATTGCCAGCTTCCATGTGCTTGACATGACtaaccagaaagaaagaaatagcatgacttgtttttgttattgttgttttcttctttattttcttttaaatgttacattcaaaaaatatgaggtccccatatacccccacccctcccaccccacacctcccacatcaacaacctcttccatcactgtggtacatccactgcacctggtgaatacattctggagaacttcTGCACCATGTGGACAgaggtccacattgtagtccacactctcccccagtccacccagtgggccacaagaggacacacaacatccagcatccatccctgcagcaccacctaggacaaatccaaatcctgaaaatgcccccacaccatatctcttcttctgtctccttacCATCAGCAGCAACCGTGGCTCTCCACATtattactacaatttcttcccttactaatcacagtagttccccagcagaacaccagtaagcccattctaatccataccctattcctccaatctgtggaccctgggatggtcatgtccagtccccctctacatcaagagggggcttagattccacatggataatggatgcagttctcctgcttgcagctataggcactcttggctcccttgtgtggtggttgaccctcttcacctccctgtcagctggccagggttagtccaagaaaccagagagtaggagactttgttggtctttgccgttgcatttgggggattgttgctgttctgttGGGGAATGTGATTGAGCTCCCCTGTACAGGAACTCAGCACTGTATCATGTGGCATGACTTGTTCTTAAATAAACAATCATTGCTAAatattctataatttatattttgaaatcaggaaattaatttcttgatttttttaccAGATCTAAACAGACTGTGTGATCTCTGATTGCAATTGCTCCCCTACTTTCAAAATATTCCCTGATCTGTGATGCATTGTGAGATTTTTTGgaaattcattctttcattattttgaatgAATGTTCAATCAAGCTCTTCTGCAGATACAGTCTAggcaataatataaagaaataatgtactgaaaacaaaaattaactgcAAACTAtgatggaaaaattaaataagcaaataaaagcCTACCCATATAACACGTCACATCATGACAACTGCTAAAATGAAATGAACATAGGTAAAATGGAGAATTTCCAAAGGGATGCTTAATGTTCAGGCAAGAACAGAATATAGGGTAACATTTAAAGAGACCTCAACACAGAAGGCAGGAACCAGAAGGATGTCAGAGGTTTGTGGTCAGCAGAGGGAGTGTCCAAGGCAATAACCCTAAGAAAAGGGCTTCATTGGATGTTTACAGTTAACAAGGAAGGAAGAGTTGCAGGGGATTAgtaaaagggagggagaggaaagagggtGTCAGAGAAGTTCAAGAACAAGGTGGGCCCCAATGAGGAAACTTCACGCACAGGGTGTCCCTTATCTACATGTACTTCATGCACTTTATTAAGTTCATGCAAAGGTGTATTAGTAAGGGTTCTCTAAAGTAATGAAACTATTAGGAGAAGAGATGATAGATAGtgatagagagatagagatagataatAGAGATAGAGAGATCATATatcatgcatatacacatatatataaatattaagagatttaaaatggggTTAGGTTCCTGAGAGCGTGGGGATAGGTGAGTACAAATTCTGGAGGGCAGACAACTCAGAATCTCAATGAAGGTAAGGTTGAATTCTTCCCCAGAAGTTGCACGTTAGAAATTCCAACAATCGTGACATCTCCAGGGAGACAGGGAAAGATGGCGTATGACTGAGTGCACcccataatctctcctgcaaggttgagtagggttggagtcctgctggagtgggctgtttcaggggattACAGGGCAGGAAGtctctggacatcgatttggtgagacagtgacagaagaggttcttgcaaaaggtagaattttgggtttctgacacagaggtcagaaattGTGGGCGGGACCTTTCCCCTTGGGGCTGGAAGTCCTGGCAATCCCTGAAACTTTTGTTGTGCTGCGGaattcccaaaccccatgtttaccagatgcgtggttcccaggtccatATCCCCTAAgccctggtagcccacactccacagactcacatacattgagtctgcaatatcccagacttcccattcctgaatccagcatGTCCTGAGGCCTGTCTGAGGTCCgagattaccctagccctctacctttttgtttgtttgtttgttttttctctttgagcTTGAAGGAGCAAACCAGCTGGCCTGGGGAGAGTCTGGAAAGAAAGCagaagtgaatctgctgagaaatcccaatttacctaaatgtcctggggtaggaaacttggtctgggagaagttggagacagaaaatcaattagaccacCCTTAGCAACACCtaaggggagggactgtaggacgtgctatccaagcttccaataggaTGTTTGGgggttctggtgaggtgtaggggctctcacactggaaataaaaagtcattgtcttctgtgttgagttggttcaccaaggacccacttgaatctcctactggacccctaatgcagctttcctgctgccctgggagagagggaagtgaggaagggagaaagggggaatgtcagatccctaagcattttatttaattgaaaagaggattcctagcttgaaacttcagttttgtttttttattttatcctggTTGCTattgttgcattgtctcctggttttttcttccattttatccccccaaggccttttttcttttctttagttttttttctctttttctttttcttgcttgcttccccccccctttttttgtcttcctgcttttttctcatttttctctttttcttcctttctcttcttttttatttatttttaatatagtaagtgctgcagggagttcttcacatttgctgtgtttcctcatcctccatttcctcttttctgtatgtattgattttggccacctacactatcctctttcttCTACATCTTCCcttcatcatctactgtttctcttacattcaacctccctttgtttggccccaaaaattgtctgactttttatttctaataccttggttctattttctgtcttttattcactctttttattattgtctttcttttctctttccctctgtcatGAAAACAccggccttttaattcatactatattcctccccgtattcagtttactgtctcattagaGGTACTccacttactgctataactctacacaacttacatgagtctaatacccattctcgtagatctcacattgtttctctgttaacatttattatcaatactatttTATACATTTCTCTTACGCATTGTGCTTTcactggtcctaatattttctttcaaagtgaacttagtcagcaacaagaaaatagaataataacaagaaagtgacaaagagaaggcaTAAACAtgattaaaccccaagactagacaaagaagctaagaaactagttaaacccatcaagataaaatgatgaccaagcagcaacaaaaaactacaaatcaaaccgataatcaggaaaacatggccaaattgaatgaataaactaaaaaccaggaaggggagcagaacatcggacaagtaattaaaggtctcaaaacatatattagcaaccaatttaatgaagtaaaggaagagattaagaatatgaagaaaacacttagagagaatacaaaagaaattacagtcatacacaaaaagataacagatatgatggtgatgaacagtacaattcaagaaattaaaaatacactctcaggaaataacaccagattagaagaggcagttgagagaattagtgatgtgtaagatagtacatctgaaatcagatagtagaactgattgataaaaagatagaaaaattccatctgggacttagggacctgaataacaaagcaaaacacacaaacataagcATCATAGGcaagccagaaggagaagagaatggaaaggggacaaaaggggtgttggaggaaatagtggctgaaaatttcccaaatctactgagggagatggatgtacatgtccagaaagcacaatgcaccccaaactgcataaatctcaacagacctaccccaagacatatacttgtcaaattatccaatgctcaaggcaaagagaaaattctaaaagcagcaagagaaaagagaaccatcacatacaaaggaagctccatagattaagagctgatttctcatctgaaactatggaggcaagtaGGCACTGATATGATACAAACAAAgtcctaagaaaaaaaatttccaactgagaataTGTTATCCAGCtgagctagcattcaaaaatgatggagagttcaaaatattcacagataaacagaaactagaagagtatgccaaaaagaaccctgccctttaagagatactaaagggagttctgaaggaagaaaaaaaaaaaacagaagaagcagagttggaggggagtgtaagagcaactaaaaagaaaaaaagaaaagaaaaaaatgagaaacacaagccaaaagaaaatatggctaacataaataattccttgaaagtaataacactgatgcccactatcacctcttctacttaaaattgtcttagaagtacttgccaaataaataaataaataaataaataaataaataaataaataaataaataaataaaaagaagtacttgctcaagcactaaaGGAAGAACCAgaataaaaggtattcaaattagaaaggaagaagtcaaaagttAATTATTTGCACGGCAggatcctataaatagaaaaccctgaaaagtttgcaagaaagcttctagaactcataaatgagtttagtaaattcaaaggttataagatcaatgtgaaaaaattagtagtatttctgtacaccaataatgagaaggctaaggaggaaatcaagaaacaaatgccatatacaatagtaaattaaaaaatcaaatacctaggaataaatttaactaaagatgtaaaaaacttatacacagagaactacacaacactgttcaaggatat
This genomic interval from Dasypus novemcinctus isolate mDasNov1 chromosome 30, mDasNov1.1.hap2, whole genome shotgun sequence contains the following:
- the LOC101413346 gene encoding olfactory receptor 7A10-like translates to MEAGNNTGFSEFLLWGFSEKPELQSLLFGLFLSMYLVTCTGNLLIILATITDSHLHTPMYFFLLNLSFIDICVSSTTVPKMLVNLQTQIRVITYAGCLTQMYLFVLFGGLDDFLLAVMAYDRFVAICHPLNYTAIMNPQLCVLLVLGSWTMSAINSLLQSLMVLHLSFQSHLEIPHFFCDLYQIIQLSCSDTFLNEIVMYFAVGLLVFGPFTGIIYSYFKIFSSIRAISSAQGKYKAFSTCASHLAVVSLFYGTLLGVYLSSTASPNAHSSATASAMYTVVTPMLNPFIYSLRNKEMMKALKRFFGKEIIKFLGQRGCL